From Populus trichocarpa isolate Nisqually-1 chromosome 19, P.trichocarpa_v4.1, whole genome shotgun sequence, a single genomic window includes:
- the LOC112325218 gene encoding protein TRIGALACTOSYLDIACYLGLYCEROL 5, chloroplastic, with protein sequence MNPYNGNNRSDEEEKGLLWKLPEVRFNELGRVGPAFGFGAGCGVGFGVGLVGGVGFGPGIPGLQFGIGLGAGCGIGYGFGYGVGRGVAHDEKRRYSNVGKHFRGPVNLPTHDEVGSLIDELVINTKKLVKATSREIEKWRR encoded by the exons atgaaccCCTATAACGGCAACAACAGGAGTGATGAAGAGGAAAAGGGTTTGCTATGGAAGCTTCCAGAGGTTAGGTTTAATGAGCTTGGGAGGGTGGGTCCTGCTTTCGGCTTTGGTGCTGGCTGTGGTGTTGGTTTTGGTGTCGGCCTCGTTGGAG GTGTTGGGTTTGGTCCTGGTATTCCTGGTTTACAGTTTGGCATTGGATTGGGTGCTGGATGTGGGATTGGTTACGGATTTGGCTATGGTGTGGGGAGGGGTGTAGCTCATGATGAGAAACGGAGATACTCTAATGTTGGCAAGCATTTTCGTGGTCCTGTAAATCTTCCAACTCA TGATGAGGTTGGTTCCCTTATTGATGAGCTGGTCATCAACACCAAGAAGCTAGTCAAAGCAACTTCAAGGGAAATTGAGAAGTGGAGAAGATGA